One stretch of Haladaptatus sp. R4 DNA includes these proteins:
- a CDS encoding rubrerythrin family protein, with product MNPDDFADRVGAEKSTELDRLGSQQLLVALTGADLEPEVVLTASANSEHSAAETFAEWADGSDDARETFERLADQEREHYERVVAELDEFEPLDSIDSMQAYLRGLDDDISRAGGLVGRSLVGNRTLLQVVNFFVNEADKRRANLFRDLRADTRENVEDGRAVLAECCADDDDWNRAFDVATETVQIAYDDYADALTGMGLDPKPIC from the coding sequence ATGAACCCGGACGACTTCGCCGACAGGGTGGGTGCGGAGAAATCGACCGAACTCGACCGCCTCGGGTCACAACAACTGCTGGTCGCACTGACGGGTGCCGACCTCGAACCCGAGGTGGTCCTCACGGCGTCCGCGAACAGTGAGCACAGCGCCGCCGAGACGTTCGCCGAATGGGCCGACGGGAGCGACGATGCCCGGGAGACGTTCGAGCGGTTGGCCGATCAGGAACGGGAGCACTACGAGCGCGTCGTCGCGGAGTTGGACGAGTTCGAACCGCTGGATTCCATCGACTCGATGCAGGCGTATCTCCGTGGATTGGACGACGATATCTCGCGGGCAGGTGGACTGGTCGGCCGGTCGCTCGTCGGAAATCGAACCCTGCTGCAGGTCGTGAACTTCTTCGTCAACGAGGCCGACAAGCGTCGTGCGAACCTCTTCCGCGACTTGCGCGCCGATACGCGGGAAAACGTCGAGGACGGCCGTGCCGTCCTCGCCGAGTGCTGTGCGGACGACGACGATTGGAACCGAGCGTTCGATGTCGCGACCGAAACCGTCCAGATTGCCTACGACGACTACGCCGACGCCCTCACCGGAATGGGTCTCGACCCGAAACCCATCTGTTGA
- a CDS encoding HAD hydrolase family protein, giving the protein MERYDALYRLYDEFDAKTLRAYQDFVDVFPPVDSRVALEHWQSASDELERRKDEVRDGFDAGETYADVAAHATRDQAFTALDLYSKYGRSVNALVLDVDETLRSAGGTDNEIPRETLNLLTEFHEKGVPIVVCTGQTLENVKGFAIQGLGNEIVHSGTLSIVYEAGTGVFTPGHGAETKRLLFEELDDEIRTVFDTVRSEVLSSAPDELRRCTHLQGNEFNITMKPNFETGSSRAVEVIDRALVYQIDLLGETVVGDGEDGSEWARAYYADSDPEIRGVLEAANGMPEADVSEIPADVRDTFDRIDVAYYEGDAAEIGSRELNKVVGVEAALDVLGVDEPFTLVMGDSKSDLRVMQWVDENDCGIGAAPEHASRDVLNHVIQTDELVFDRGKAGDVLRTVYALNRLARLG; this is encoded by the coding sequence ATGGAACGGTACGATGCTCTCTATCGGCTCTACGACGAATTCGACGCGAAGACCCTTCGAGCGTATCAGGACTTCGTGGATGTGTTCCCGCCGGTCGACTCCCGCGTCGCGCTGGAGCACTGGCAGTCGGCGAGCGACGAACTGGAACGGCGAAAGGACGAGGTTCGGGACGGGTTCGACGCGGGCGAAACCTACGCGGACGTGGCGGCCCACGCGACCCGCGACCAGGCGTTCACCGCGCTCGACCTCTACTCCAAGTACGGCCGGTCGGTGAACGCGCTCGTGTTGGACGTGGACGAGACGCTGCGGTCGGCGGGCGGGACGGACAACGAGATTCCGCGCGAAACCCTGAATCTGCTCACCGAATTCCACGAGAAGGGCGTTCCCATCGTCGTCTGTACGGGCCAGACGCTGGAGAACGTGAAGGGGTTCGCCATACAGGGACTCGGCAACGAAATCGTTCACTCTGGAACTCTGAGCATCGTCTACGAGGCGGGAACTGGCGTGTTTACACCCGGCCACGGCGCGGAGACGAAGCGACTGCTGTTCGAGGAGTTGGACGACGAGATTCGAACCGTCTTCGACACGGTACGCTCGGAGGTGCTCTCCTCGGCACCCGACGAACTCCGGCGGTGCACCCACCTGCAGGGCAACGAGTTCAACATCACGATGAAGCCGAACTTCGAGACGGGGAGTTCGCGGGCGGTCGAAGTCATCGACCGCGCGCTCGTCTATCAAATCGACTTGCTCGGCGAGACGGTGGTCGGGGATGGTGAAGACGGCAGCGAGTGGGCGCGAGCGTACTACGCCGACAGCGACCCCGAAATCCGCGGTGTCCTCGAAGCGGCGAACGGGATGCCCGAGGCGGACGTTTCGGAGATTCCGGCGGACGTGCGGGACACCTTCGACAGAATCGACGTGGCGTACTACGAGGGTGACGCCGCCGAAATCGGCAGTCGGGAGTTGAACAAGGTGGTCGGCGTGGAGGCCGCGTTGGACGTCCTCGGCGTGGACGAACCGTTCACCCTCGTGATGGGCGACAGCAAGAGCGACCTCCGCGTGATGCAGTGGGTCGACGAGAACGACTGCGGCATCGGTGCCGCGCCGGAACACGCCTCGCGCGACGTGTTGAACCACGTCATTCAGACGGACGAACTCGTCTTCGACCGCGGGAAGGCGGGCGACGTGCTCCGGACGGTGTACGCGTTGAACCGTCTGGCGAGACTGGGATAG
- a CDS encoding nicotinate phosphoribosyltransferase has protein sequence MTGGNQPAKRFGYITPENLGLFTDLYELTMLQGYHAAGHNPRATFSLFFRKLPSDRGYVLAAGLEQAMAYIDSISFGERAISYLAGRGFDDDFLSRLAEFEFTGTVRALPEGTPVFPNEPIVEVTAPIFEAQLFETLLLNQVGFQSLVATKAARMREAVERHGDGQSLVDFGARRAHGTDAGMKAARAAAIGGFDGTSLVSAGEAFSLPVYGTMAHSWVQSFESERDAFETFLDQYHEDTILLVDTYDTVEGAKLAMELTDEHDAEVGVRLDSGDLVSLSKEVAEIVGDRPIFVSSSMDEYKIADFLREGGVATGFGPGTALTTSGDAPSLDLVYKLTEIERDGEMHPSMKLSSGKVTYPGAKSVRRVEEDDDGTYEKDVLALRGEDAPGEDQLVFVYEDGERAADSSELGAIAERAGRRRRCLPDDCRDLRAPGSYPVEISDGLRQLTEDCRADLLDR, from the coding sequence ATGACTGGGGGGAACCAACCAGCGAAGCGGTTCGGCTACATCACGCCCGAAAATTTGGGGCTGTTCACCGACCTCTACGAGTTGACGATGTTGCAGGGGTATCACGCCGCGGGCCACAACCCGCGGGCGACGTTCAGCCTCTTCTTCCGCAAACTGCCATCGGATAGGGGGTACGTCCTCGCGGCCGGACTCGAACAGGCGATGGCCTACATCGACTCCATCTCGTTCGGGGAGCGAGCAATCTCGTATCTCGCCGGTCGCGGGTTCGACGATGACTTCCTCTCCCGACTCGCGGAGTTCGAGTTCACCGGCACCGTGCGGGCGCTCCCGGAGGGGACGCCCGTGTTCCCGAACGAACCCATCGTGGAGGTGACCGCGCCCATCTTCGAAGCCCAACTGTTCGAGACCCTGCTGTTGAATCAGGTCGGCTTTCAGAGCCTCGTGGCGACCAAAGCCGCCCGGATGCGCGAAGCGGTCGAACGGCACGGTGACGGCCAATCGCTCGTGGATTTCGGTGCCCGACGCGCCCACGGCACCGACGCCGGGATGAAAGCCGCCCGCGCCGCGGCAATCGGCGGCTTCGACGGAACCTCGCTCGTCTCCGCAGGGGAGGCGTTTTCCCTCCCGGTGTACGGGACGATGGCCCACTCGTGGGTCCAGAGTTTCGAGAGCGAGCGCGACGCCTTCGAGACGTTCCTCGATCAGTATCACGAGGACACGATTCTGTTGGTGGATACCTACGACACCGTCGAAGGGGCGAAGTTGGCGATGGAACTGACCGACGAGCACGACGCCGAGGTCGGCGTGCGACTCGACTCCGGCGACCTCGTTTCCCTCTCGAAGGAGGTCGCCGAAATCGTCGGCGACCGACCGATTTTCGTCTCCTCCAGCATGGACGAGTACAAGATCGCCGACTTCCTGCGCGAGGGCGGCGTGGCGACCGGGTTCGGTCCCGGTACCGCACTGACGACGAGCGGGGATGCCCCGTCGCTCGACCTCGTCTACAAACTCACCGAAATCGAACGCGACGGCGAGATGCACCCGAGCATGAAGTTGTCGTCGGGGAAAGTCACCTACCCCGGAGCAAAGAGCGTCCGCAGAGTCGAGGAGGACGACGACGGTACCTACGAAAAGGACGTGCTCGCACTCCGTGGCGAGGACGCGCCCGGCGAGGACCAACTGGTGTTCGTCTACGAGGACGGGGAGCGCGCCGCCGACTCCTCCGAACTCGGCGCGATAGCCGAACGAGCGGGAAGACGACGGCGATGCCTCCCGGACGACTGTCGCGACCTCCGTGCGCCGGGTTCCTACCCCGTCGAAATCAGCGACGGCCTCCGTCAGCTAACCGAGGATTGCCGGGCCGACCTGCTGGACCGATGA
- a CDS encoding PQQ-binding-like beta-propeller repeat protein, whose translation MRATNRRDFLKATTVIGATLAVGADFAVQAKETGVSAGSWTTFRGNAGRTGATTDSGPNSNVDTEWTFDLDGGMVTVEPLVADGTIYLAVTTTNSPSGSEGYVAAYDQREGATVWKKDDISRPGTPTLADGTIYFETYGSEDAEATGFFALDSNNGETKWHKEDSLGFSNPMVVDGTLFAEVANGMAQLDPGTGDPIWKTDSANGSACYADGTLFSETGVALDTGDGSVLWDASGDDDELQAVANGVVYGVVNDGKTNHAVTARSVDDGTVRWTTSIDYSDYWSHDRLTVADGRVYFHAGDTLLALDAKSGETVWTREANATLAGAVTVADGTLYAGGRVGGDGGNAVLLAIDAAVGRTGLAVRVRRVGYRGHRPRGQLARRRRREGVHRDVPDEVDHRLRIHEVRRFLRPRKRRRTDDHDDGGNDHGYHDHRRDDHGDDYDARGNDFGYHDHRRDDDQNHGNHHGYGDYDDWGFDDRHDDIHDWNNDHDWNNDHDRNGDDHGGKPRNGDDEHD comes from the coding sequence ATGCGCGCAACGAATCGGCGTGATTTCCTCAAGGCGACGACCGTTATCGGCGCGACCCTCGCGGTCGGCGCGGATTTCGCGGTACAGGCGAAAGAGACCGGTGTCTCGGCCGGTTCGTGGACGACGTTTCGGGGGAACGCGGGGCGAACCGGAGCGACGACCGATAGCGGACCGAACTCGAACGTGGACACGGAGTGGACGTTCGATTTGGACGGCGGGATGGTCACCGTCGAACCGCTCGTCGCGGACGGGACGATATATCTGGCCGTGACGACGACGAACTCCCCGTCGGGCAGCGAGGGATACGTCGCCGCCTACGACCAACGGGAGGGAGCGACGGTGTGGAAGAAGGACGACATCTCGCGCCCGGGGACGCCGACGCTTGCCGACGGGACCATCTACTTCGAAACGTACGGTTCCGAGGACGCGGAAGCGACCGGGTTCTTCGCCCTCGACAGCAACAACGGCGAGACGAAGTGGCACAAGGAGGACTCCCTCGGATTCTCGAATCCGATGGTGGTGGACGGGACACTGTTCGCCGAGGTGGCGAACGGCATGGCCCAACTCGACCCCGGAACTGGTGACCCGATCTGGAAGACCGACAGCGCGAACGGGAGCGCGTGCTACGCCGATGGAACGCTGTTCTCCGAGACGGGAGTCGCGCTCGACACGGGTGACGGGTCCGTTCTGTGGGACGCGTCGGGCGACGACGACGAACTGCAAGCGGTGGCCAATGGAGTGGTGTACGGAGTCGTCAACGATGGCAAGACGAATCACGCCGTCACGGCGCGGTCGGTGGACGACGGGACGGTTCGGTGGACGACGTCGATCGACTATTCGGACTACTGGTCTCACGATCGACTCACGGTCGCGGACGGACGTGTCTACTTCCACGCAGGGGATACGCTGCTGGCGCTCGACGCGAAGAGCGGGGAGACGGTGTGGACACGCGAGGCAAACGCCACGCTCGCCGGGGCGGTGACGGTCGCCGACGGGACCCTTTACGCCGGTGGACGGGTCGGCGGCGACGGGGGGAACGCGGTGCTCCTCGCCATCGACGCGGCGGTCGGGCGAACAGGATTGGCAGTACGAGTTCGGAGGGTGGGATACCGCGGACACCGGCCCCGCGGCCAACTCGCCCGTCGTCGCCGACGGGAAGGTGTACACCGCGACGTACCCGATGAAGTCGACCATCGACTACGAATACACGAAGTACGGCGATTTCTACGTCCTCGGAAGCGACGGCGAACCGACGACCACGACGACGGAGGAAACGACCACGGATACCACGACCACCGACGAGACGACCACGGAGACGACTACGACGCCCGAGGAAACGACTTCGGATACCACGACCACCGACGAGACGACGACCAAAACCACGGGAACCACCACGGATACGGCGACTACGACGACTGGGGATTCGACGACCGACACGACGACATCCACGACTGGAACAACGACCACGACTGGAACAACGACCACGACCGGAACGGGGACGACCACGGAGGGAAGCCCCGGAACGGGGATGACGAACACGACTGA
- a CDS encoding NosD domain-containing protein — translation MPQSRVLAVGLVLLCIVSASYGGLPAASTASAASTPTPQTATTVDSCTKITKPGTYVLTRDVHNGKTAISTGCIEIRANDVVLDGEGHTLDGYGVSDTSGVHVDGASNVTVRNLRTQDWNRGMYVEDASDVRMRDLVAVNNAIGIGVTGSDTRLVNNTVRGDLRGVTLDDSWDDRLLDNRIHHNRAIDIYAPVVLVHGFGYQLNVGPPLDPDKDGRYEDLTGNGKTGVSDAVAFPIIAAAETSGLAHVPARQRSALDFDGDGNFDQADVLAYAGLTPSG, via the coding sequence ATGCCTCAGTCGCGCGTTCTCGCCGTCGGGTTGGTTCTCCTCTGCATCGTCAGTGCCAGCTACGGCGGACTGCCTGCCGCATCCACTGCGTCCGCCGCATCCACGCCGACACCGCAAACGGCCACGACCGTCGATTCCTGTACGAAGATCACGAAACCGGGAACCTACGTGCTGACGCGCGACGTCCACAACGGGAAGACCGCCATCTCGACCGGCTGTATCGAAATCCGCGCGAACGACGTGGTTCTCGACGGCGAGGGACACACCCTCGACGGATACGGTGTCAGCGACACCAGCGGCGTCCACGTCGATGGGGCGTCGAACGTGACGGTTCGAAATCTCCGAACGCAGGATTGGAATCGCGGGATGTACGTGGAGGACGCCTCGGACGTGAGGATGCGCGACCTCGTCGCCGTGAACAACGCCATCGGAATCGGCGTGACGGGGTCAGACACTCGATTGGTGAACAACACCGTGAGGGGCGACCTCCGCGGCGTCACGCTCGACGATTCGTGGGACGATAGGCTGCTCGACAACCGGATTCATCACAATCGCGCCATCGACATCTACGCGCCGGTGGTACTGGTGCACGGATTCGGGTATCAACTGAACGTCGGCCCGCCGCTCGACCCCGACAAGGACGGACGATACGAGGACCTGACCGGAAACGGAAAGACGGGCGTCTCGGACGCGGTTGCGTTCCCGATCATCGCCGCCGCGGAGACGAGTGGCCTCGCACACGTGCCAGCACGACAGCGGTCGGCCCTGGATTTTGACGGCGACGGTAACTTCGACCAAGCGGACGTGTTGGCCTACGCCGGACTCACGCCCTCCGGATGA
- a CDS encoding TRASH domain-containing protein, translating to MEECPVCGTELYVDRETEFVARHLGRQYRFCSADHRTQFEEAPGGYV from the coding sequence ATGGAAGAATGCCCAGTGTGTGGTACGGAACTATACGTTGATCGGGAGACGGAGTTCGTGGCGCGCCATCTCGGCCGACAGTATCGGTTCTGCTCGGCCGACCATCGAACGCAGTTCGAGGAAGCGCCAGGCGGATACGTCTGA
- a CDS encoding MoaD/ThiS family protein, which translates to MNVTVKLTGPMVARTGTRDARVAVPDEATVADVVDKLGERYGPQVRAGIMDGLGLRSDTCLFRESDHEPLSVRSPVEPGETVRVQVHA; encoded by the coding sequence ATGAACGTCACAGTTAAGCTTACCGGACCGATGGTGGCGCGCACCGGGACTCGTGACGCACGTGTGGCAGTCCCCGACGAGGCAACCGTCGCGGACGTCGTCGACAAACTCGGCGAGCGTTACGGCCCGCAGGTCCGCGCCGGAATCATGGACGGACTCGGCCTCCGCTCGGACACCTGCCTCTTCCGGGAGTCCGACCACGAACCGCTCTCGGTCCGCAGTCCCGTCGAACCGGGCGAAACCGTCCGCGTACAGGTTCACGCCTGA
- a CDS encoding DUF5518 domain-containing protein — translation MTPSLRQLDDAWKYAILGGVASLPFTAASYWQTGSRVSLVSVFGGGLLAGYFQARDTGTRDHVGARAGLIGGLPILVMLFDMLRFTFESSNPLWFSVAAVLMTLAFAVLSFGLAALTGELGAIVGNKLAKRKGPRHRPA, via the coding sequence ATGACGCCCTCCCTTCGGCAGTTGGACGACGCGTGGAAGTACGCCATCCTTGGAGGGGTGGCCTCGCTCCCGTTTACCGCGGCTAGCTACTGGCAGACCGGGTCGAGGGTATCACTCGTGTCAGTGTTCGGCGGCGGCCTTCTCGCCGGTTACTTCCAAGCCCGGGATACGGGAACGCGTGATCACGTCGGAGCGCGCGCCGGACTGATCGGCGGGCTTCCGATACTGGTGATGCTGTTCGATATGCTACGATTCACGTTCGAATCGTCCAACCCGCTGTGGTTCTCGGTCGCCGCCGTACTGATGACACTTGCGTTCGCCGTGCTCTCCTTCGGTCTGGCCGCGCTGACCGGCGAGTTGGGCGCGATAGTCGGGAACAAGTTGGCGAAGCGGAAGGGTCCACGTCATCGGCCCGCGTAG
- a CDS encoding dihydrodipicolinate synthase family protein: protein MSHAPEPGTDDPLSLHGVVPPTITAFHEDESVNYEATAAHAQYVVEGGAHGVFPLGTNGEFPLLTGEEKRGVVEAVVDAVDDVPVIAGVGAPSTYETIQNAEHAESVGADGLVVITPYYYPLDHDGALEHYRRVCEAVDLPVYIYHIPSKTGNSLSLDTLADLAEIPNLAGLKDSSKDVPWLGQAIDDNPDLTFLSGSDSLILPGLQLGCTGTVSAVANAFPELIVSLYDAYDEGDEERARELQSEVYAIRSALKGGSYMAGVKTTLDLLDVDFSPGRSGARFGR, encoded by the coding sequence ATGTCGCACGCACCAGAACCGGGGACGGACGACCCGCTTTCGCTGCACGGCGTCGTTCCGCCCACGATTACGGCGTTTCACGAGGACGAGTCGGTGAACTACGAAGCCACGGCGGCCCACGCTCAATACGTCGTCGAGGGCGGCGCACACGGCGTCTTCCCGCTCGGGACGAACGGCGAGTTCCCGCTCCTGACCGGCGAGGAAAAGCGCGGCGTCGTCGAAGCGGTCGTCGATGCGGTGGACGACGTTCCCGTCATCGCGGGCGTCGGTGCGCCGAGCACGTACGAAACCATCCAGAACGCGGAACACGCCGAGTCGGTCGGCGCGGACGGACTCGTCGTCATCACGCCGTACTACTACCCGCTCGACCACGACGGCGCACTCGAACACTACCGCCGCGTCTGCGAGGCCGTGGACCTGCCGGTGTACATCTACCACATCCCGAGCAAGACCGGCAACTCGCTGTCGCTCGACACGCTCGCGGACCTCGCCGAGATTCCGAACCTCGCCGGACTCAAGGATTCGAGCAAGGACGTTCCGTGGCTCGGACAGGCCATCGACGACAACCCGGACCTCACGTTCCTCTCGGGGTCGGACTCCCTGATTCTGCCCGGACTCCAACTCGGCTGTACCGGAACGGTGAGCGCAGTGGCGAACGCCTTCCCCGAACTGATCGTTTCCCTCTACGACGCCTACGACGAGGGCGACGAGGAACGCGCCCGCGAACTCCAAAGCGAGGTGTACGCGATTCGGAGCGCGCTGAAGGGCGGGTCGTACATGGCCGGTGTGAAGACGACGCTCGACCTGCTCGACGTGGACTTCTCCCCCGGCCGCTCCGGAGCCCGCTTCGGAAGATGA
- a CDS encoding NUDIX hydrolase, which translates to MSDEIARGAPRERQTLHLPESKLESLREWALDGTGVTAAARVRDADGRIALVKNGWSDGWILPGGGVESGETTVEAARREVREETELNATIDAPLVVLKQSYVAAEDGEEWFTAEYVVYAARADGEIPDASRLGVAGEGISAARWFDRVPENLHDGELLRGYL; encoded by the coding sequence ATGTCCGACGAAATCGCGCGCGGCGCACCGCGTGAACGACAGACGCTCCACCTTCCGGAGTCGAAACTGGAGTCGCTTCGGGAGTGGGCGCTCGACGGGACGGGGGTGACCGCCGCCGCGCGGGTGCGGGACGCCGACGGACGAATCGCCCTCGTGAAGAACGGGTGGTCGGACGGATGGATCCTTCCCGGCGGCGGTGTCGAAAGTGGGGAAACGACGGTCGAGGCGGCGAGACGGGAAGTTCGTGAGGAGACGGAATTGAACGCGACCATCGACGCCCCGCTGGTCGTTTTGAAACAGTCGTACGTCGCGGCGGAAGACGGCGAGGAGTGGTTCACGGCGGAGTACGTCGTGTACGCGGCACGTGCGGACGGTGAGATTCCGGATGCATCCCGGTTGGGCGTGGCGGGTGAGGGGATTTCCGCGGCGCGATGGTTCGATAGGGTTCCCGAGAACCTGCACGACGGGGAGTTGCTTCGAGGGTATCTGTGA
- a CDS encoding mandelate racemase/muconate lactonizing enzyme family protein: MGRDYATLHDPNAEYTMRNLSSETMGTKASRGDKRDIEITDVQTTMIDGNFPWTLVRLYTDAGIVGTGEAYWGAGVPELIERMKPFVIGENPLDIDRLFEHLVQKMSGEGSIEGVTITAISGIEIALHDLAGKILDVPAYQLLGGKYRDKVRVYCDCHTADEADPEACADEAERVVEELGYDALKFDLDVPSGFEKDRANRHLRPGEIRHKAEIVETVTERVKDRADVAFDCHWTFSAGSAKRLAKAIEDYDVWWLEDPVPPENLKVQEEVTKSTSTPITVGENRYRVTEERRLIENLAVDIIAPDLPKVGGMRETRKIADVANQYYVPVAMHNVSSPIATMASAHVGTAIPNSLAVEYHSYQLGWWEDLVEEDVIEDGYITIPEKPGLGLTLDIDAVEEHMVEGEELFDEA; this comes from the coding sequence ATGGGACGCGACTATGCGACACTGCACGACCCCAACGCAGAGTACACGATGCGCAATCTCTCCAGCGAGACGATGGGAACGAAGGCCTCGCGGGGCGATAAGCGCGACATCGAGATAACGGACGTCCAGACGACGATGATCGACGGGAACTTCCCGTGGACACTCGTCCGCCTGTACACCGACGCGGGAATCGTCGGCACGGGCGAAGCCTACTGGGGTGCGGGTGTCCCCGAACTCATCGAGCGCATGAAGCCGTTCGTCATCGGCGAGAACCCGCTCGACATCGACCGACTGTTCGAACACCTCGTCCAGAAGATGTCCGGCGAGGGTTCCATCGAAGGCGTGACCATCACCGCCATCTCCGGCATCGAGATCGCGCTGCACGACCTCGCGGGCAAGATTCTCGACGTTCCCGCCTACCAACTGCTCGGCGGCAAGTACCGCGACAAGGTTCGCGTCTACTGTGACTGCCACACCGCGGACGAGGCCGACCCCGAGGCGTGTGCCGACGAGGCCGAGCGCGTCGTCGAGGAACTGGGCTACGACGCGCTCAAGTTCGACCTCGACGTGCCGTCCGGATTCGAAAAGGACCGCGCGAACCGTCACCTGCGACCCGGCGAAATCCGTCACAAAGCCGAAATCGTGGAGACGGTCACCGAGCGCGTGAAGGACCGCGCCGACGTCGCCTTCGACTGTCACTGGACCTTCTCGGCCGGGAGCGCGAAACGACTCGCCAAAGCCATCGAGGACTACGACGTGTGGTGGCTCGAAGACCCCGTTCCGCCGGAGAACCTCAAGGTACAGGAAGAGGTCACGAAGTCCACCTCGACGCCCATCACGGTCGGTGAGAACCGCTACCGCGTCACCGAGGAGCGCCGCCTCATCGAGAACCTCGCCGTGGACATCATCGCGCCCGACCTGCCCAAGGTCGGCGGCATGCGCGAAACCCGCAAAATCGCGGACGTCGCCAACCAGTACTACGTCCCCGTCGCCATGCACAACGTCTCCTCGCCCATCGCGACGATGGCGAGCGCGCACGTCGGCACGGCCATCCCGAACTCGCTGGCGGTCGAATACCACTCCTACCAGCTCGGCTGGTGGGAAGACCTCGTGGAGGAGGACGTCATCGAGGACGGCTACATCACGATCCCCGAGAAGCCCGGTCTCGGCCTGACGCTCGACATCGACGCCGTCGAGGAGCACATGGTCGAGGGCGAGGAATTGTTCGACGAAGCGTGA
- a CDS encoding cellulase family glycosylhydrolase: MTRRCTRRGFLAGVASAVSLSGCVADIGTPPVDVRGAMYLPSRAMNSFQMWNTYDRGVTERDMGFADRLNLNAIRTWLSYEAWKRDPDSFGRALDHFLATADDHGIRVLLGVFEGVGRPPVPKNLYDTDPWTGTSVWSPGKHVMRNPGQWDEPKRFAEWVTNRYRDDERLLAIEVMNEPGWRPWKKRFARAMFDYVRERRGDVPLTIGATSFANATDYYDWGIDVIQFHYNYPNTTDIYRGVLRQANELRNSINMPVWLTEWQRIANFGWGQKEVSVAQRGPDYASLAPVIRNSGVGNFFWSLMLKPAYMLSQRKRGILNGVFHEDGAVWSTEDASALKSMSGDGTFHGTERKEWPDWAKEVIRRA; encoded by the coding sequence ATGACACGTCGGTGTACGAGACGGGGGTTTCTCGCCGGTGTCGCGTCCGCGGTGTCGCTTTCCGGATGCGTCGCAGACATCGGGACCCCTCCTGTGGACGTTCGGGGCGCGATGTATCTCCCCTCACGCGCGATGAATTCTTTTCAGATGTGGAACACGTACGACCGTGGGGTCACGGAGCGAGACATGGGGTTTGCCGACCGCTTGAACCTGAACGCGATTCGAACGTGGTTGAGTTACGAGGCGTGGAAACGCGACCCCGACTCGTTCGGCCGAGCGCTCGACCACTTTCTGGCGACCGCTGACGACCACGGTATCCGAGTTCTCCTCGGCGTCTTCGAAGGTGTCGGGCGTCCGCCGGTCCCGAAGAACCTCTACGACACCGACCCGTGGACGGGCACGTCGGTTTGGTCGCCCGGAAAGCACGTCATGCGAAATCCCGGCCAGTGGGACGAACCGAAGCGCTTCGCAGAGTGGGTGACGAACCGCTACCGCGACGACGAGCGACTGCTCGCCATCGAGGTGATGAACGAACCCGGCTGGCGGCCGTGGAAGAAGCGGTTCGCGCGCGCCATGTTCGACTACGTCCGCGAGCGACGTGGCGACGTCCCGCTGACGATCGGCGCGACGAGCTTTGCGAACGCCACCGATTACTACGACTGGGGGATCGACGTGATCCAGTTTCACTACAACTACCCGAACACGACGGACATCTATCGTGGCGTCCTCCGACAGGCGAACGAACTCCGCAACAGCATCAACATGCCCGTCTGGCTGACCGAGTGGCAACGCATCGCGAATTTCGGCTGGGGTCAAAAGGAGGTCTCCGTGGCCCAGCGCGGCCCGGATTACGCCTCGCTCGCCCCCGTCATCCGGAACTCGGGCGTCGGCAACTTCTTCTGGTCGCTCATGCTCAAACCCGCCTACATGCTGAGCCAGCGCAAACGTGGCATCCTCAACGGCGTCTTCCACGAGGACGGCGCGGTCTGGAGCACGGAGGACGCGAGCGCGCTCAAATCGATGTCTGGCGACGGCACGTTTCACGGAACCGAACGCAAGGAGTGGCCGGATTGGGCGAAGGAAGTCATCCGGAGGGCGTGA